The following DNA comes from Ardenticatenales bacterium.
GCGCGTGTTCCGATAGTTGCCGGCCCGCCGCTGTCAGCTTCTGCAAGGCGTCAATGATCACCGCCTGCTCCGCCGGATCGACCAGTCGGGTCAGGTCCGCCAGCCACGCCTGCCGCGCGGCAACGGCTTGCTGCACGATTTCGACGCCCGCCGTGGACACGGTTACGTTTTTCACGCGGCGATCATCCGGGTCTTCCTCGCGTTGCACCAATCCTTGCTGCACCAGGCGGTCAATCATCTTGCTGGCGGCGGCGGTGGTCACGCCCAATTTGTCCCCAATGTGGGATACACCGCAGGCGCCGCCATAGTGAAGGCGCATCAACGTACTCAGTTGGGCCATGGAGAGGCCCGTTTCTTGCATCAGCAGGGTAAACTCCTGCATGGAGCGGTGCATAAAAATGGAAGCCCACTCACTTAGAACCGTTGCCAATCTTGTGTCTTCGGACATGGTCGTTGCTCAGTTCGCAGATGTGCCTGCATCGCGCTCATAATAGTTAACCGAAGGAAAATTTATCACAATGGCAACTATTGAGCAATGGAAAGTTTGTTAACATTTCGTTAGATTGTGGCGGCGGACCTCCTGTGCCCTTGGTCCGTTGCCT
Coding sequences within:
- a CDS encoding MarR family transcriptional regulator; translation: MSEDTRLATVLSEWASIFMHRSMQEFTLLMQETGLSMAQLSTLMRLHYGGACGVSHIGDKLGVTTAAASKMIDRLVQQGLVQREEDPDDRRVKNVTVSTAGVEIVQQAVAARQAWLADLTRLVDPAEQAVIIDALQKLTAAGRQLSEHAQAD